In Carassius gibelio isolate Cgi1373 ecotype wild population from Czech Republic chromosome A10, carGib1.2-hapl.c, whole genome shotgun sequence, the DNA window GCAGTTTACCGGTGTTCATTCAGCTCTTCAGCTTTAGCACACAAAGATTGAACAGCAAATGCACAACATGAATAACTATGGGAGTAGtcataaacataatattataaagaCAATATTACCGTGATAAAAAAGTTATGATTATTTAGGTTTTTTTGCCGTGTTTCAGCGCATTGTTACAGGAAGACCCAAGAGCGTGTCCGCAACACATTTGACTATTCAGGTTGTAGCGCGGGTGCACTGCAATATTGGAAATGGTTTACTCCTGTTTTAAACCATGAAGGCGAGCCAGCGGATATCATACAAGCAACgtgcaaaattttaaaacattttcattgagGAGCAGCCTAAGCTAATagcctaattttttttattttcctcacAGGCTGCGAGACACAGCGTTGTCAGTTATGCAGTGATGTGCTATGAAATTTCTGCGaagcaaattaattgtaatattaatttaataataaaagtaacttaataataatagcCAGAAAATAACAGGTctacattaattaaaaatgccAAATACTCTTAATAAAGACAATGTCTCTGGCTATAGTCCTTACATGCTGGACCTCTTTCAACACACTCAATCACCTTATCGCCTTTTTTTTGTAAGTAATGTTGTCCAGTAACTTGtttccattattttatttctttttaaggcTGCTTTATGTAGAAGTGTTTACTGCCTTTTAATGAGGAGACGTTTTTTGTAATTAGGCTCTCAAAAAGTATGTAAAAATGTGGATTTAGATTTATCAGCCAACATATCGGTTATCGGCTTTCATATTTAAATTATGATTAGTTATCGGTATCGGTCAAAAATGTtcatatcggtgcatccctattccCTAGGTGTGATGGCTTACTTGTTAATAAAATCTCTAGTGagagatttttgggaactttagTGCTAATCCCTCCATATTGTGAGgtatttaaatatttctgaatttctTGAATTTCTACTGGTAGCAACTGAGATCTGCTGCTTAAAACTCTAGATGACTACTGTAAGTCTACTGATTGTTCTACTTTAACCTACATCATTGACTTTCATTGGATTATTTGTAGCATGCATTTTGTTGAAGAAAATGCTAATACATTGTGAAAAATGGAAAGGAAGGCTCCAGTGTTTATACTCATAAACAAAATTTTGTTTTAAAGCATCTGCAATGCCGAAGGTTGCCTCTGAACCAGTTCGGGCTGGTAAGGCTAGTTGCCTCCCATATACTTGAATCTAAATCTGAAATGAAATCCGTTACTTTAGTCTTTAACACTGCCATTTAGAATAGAAAAACCGACCCATTCTAAACAAAAAGACTGGAAACAGTAGatgtaatgtgtttgtgtttaagaAATTCATCCATTTGTTACTGCTTGTCTGCTCACACCATCATATCCAAACTTAATTTACACCATTACTCAAAGATTATTTTGCTTTGCTGACGCTCGTAATAGTTTGTTGTATAGTCTTTTACACTTACATTTTTCATCCTTTTTTCTGTAAACCATCAGAAGGAAATATAAGCACCTCGATACATGAAGTAAATTCATCTGCCAAAGGATCTGCTGCTGCCTGGGCTGTTCTGCCTGTGTGTAAGTACATTGCTTCTGTAATGTGTTGTTCACAGTTGTGTTAAAGATCTAAATACTGTCCAGTTGTTATAGAATTATTCAATTCATTGTTCTTTGCCTGCAGTGTTATTAGCAATGGCTGCGGTGGGTGGTTATTTAATGTGGCGCAACTGGCAGATCAAAAATAAAAAGAGCATGAACTTCGATAATCCAGTATATCTGAAGACCACAGAGGAAGACCTCAATATTGACATCAGCAGACACGGCGCTTCTGTAGGCCACACATACCCTGCTGTGAGTAATGCATAATCATTATCTGTGGTTTCAGATTAGCGAAACCATAGATTTGTCGTCTACCTCATTGTTACGAACATTAGAAATATGGATCACTGCTATACCATAATGCAGTTATTTTATGCCAGACACTGATTTAATTTTGTCAGATGCTTAGTTTTCCTAACGGTTTCCTAATTCTTTTTGTCTTCTTGCAGATTTCAATGGTTAACACAGAAGACGACTTGTCATAACCGAAGCACCCAtaatgcttcagtttatttattAGCCACTTGGCACCAATGGCAACTGCTGCCGTTTCAACGGTTTCACAACTAGCTGCCTTCTAAAGTGCATTTccaagtttccttttttttttcttttcaataagAGGATGTCATTTGTGGTAGGAGAAAATATTTGCCCTCTGCTCACACTGAGCATGGCCTGGGTTTTTACCTTCACATTCACCATAACAGCCCCGAGATAAGATTCAACAGCCTTAATTCCTACTTCCAAGGATGACGGCGTAGCTGGAGACCCAGAACGCAGATTATAGATGGCCAGTACTGTGTGTGGATGcctgaaatattaaaatgaaaatgcgtATTTTAGATGGCCAGGTCTTTAAGATGTacgtttctttctttctgttttcctaTTGAACATTCTTTCCCAGAGATGCATTATTATGAAGGTTTGTGTGTCATTCTGGGTTTAAAAGAGCTCTAGGAAAAAAGTGCTGTTACAACATTTGTAAAACATTGTAAATATCACTCTCTGGAAAACATCATCAGGATTCCTCAAGCACTTTGATCAAATGTTGCTCTGTAAATAAGATTGTATACATTTGACTGAGACAATTTTGCTATGGTTGGGCACCGTACCAGGGAAgaggaaaatgtattttgtatgtttgtgtgctgtTTCTGTGACCTTTTATAGCAGTGTACAGGGGACACAAAAATGCTCTGTATTGTGAAAAGGAAACATTTACaaacctaaaataaaattaaagtttaaagtttCTTTATTGGTCAAAATGTAAGTGAACCTTgcatcttgaatatttaattaattttttataggcTTGTTTGAGACTAGGCTAGGGTAACGGAATGATTTGAGCCAGACTCGAACTCTGGTTGCCTGTACGTAATGTTACACTGAGATCAGAATGATAGCATTTATATGCACTCATGCAATTACCATCAATTCCAGAATTACTAGTTAACTTTAGACTTTCCTTAAGCACCAACATTGTGAGTTGGTGTCAATTAATCATGATGCAAACTGATATTTATAACTGCATATTCGCAGTGGCAGCACGAACTTACTGAAATGTGCAGGTGTAACATCAATTACAGCGGAGTTCACCGTACAATTTTGCTGTCTGAGACTGATTTCAGGGACTGTAAAAGATTTCTCCTCTTGTACGACAAATTCCGCAGTCTTATGACCTTCACAACAGCCATTGCATTTGTGATAAATATTAACCTAAGAAAAGTGTCTGAAATTTGCTTTGGGTGGGATGATGGCTCTGACCGAAGTCTTGGCtgtgatgtgaatcagaggtttaaTCGTAGATAATACAATATGCTTCTGGCTTGATGTttgcttttcattttttcatACCAGAACTAAAAATGGCTTCCTGTCTTTGGAAGTGAGAGTTAAACTGCCTAACATGTCACTTtattccaacaacaacaacaacaaaaaaacgctTGTTACAACTTCTGAACTCCAGTAGGACCTTCCCAGGTAGACTTGGCATGAAATGAAAGTTGTGATCAGCTTTTCTTTCCTATTGTGATGTATATCCGAGTGAAGCAGCTTctttaagaagaaaaaatgttGGAGGACTTAATTTTGACCATCTGCATTTCATTGGATTGTTGGCATTTGGTATTGCTGGGATCTCATGTGAATGACGGGTTGATGAAGAGGTGAGGTTTTAATGCCCTGCCCTAGTGCAAGAACACATCATCAGAGAAAATAATGTCTGCAAAGAGAAAAGCAGAATGTGGTTAATGTCATGAATATTTCACCTTTTTTGGTGTAGATCAGTGATCCTCATTTTCAGTCCTCGGGACCCACCATAAATTTTGTAGGTCTTCCTTATTCGACACacttgattcagatcatcaggAGAAAGATACATTAACTGTGTGCCCTATAAGACAGACATTAACAATCTGCAGCGCAGTGGGTCCCCTGGACCAGAGTTGAGAACCGGTGTGGGTGTGGTTTACAAGCCAGATGGTGTAATATCCTCGTATTCTGCTGGAGGTTGGTGAATGTACAGCAATGAAAGACATCAGGGTTGGTAAAGAGTCTGGAAGAGGATCATAGTATTTAAACCTTTAAGCACTCAGATTCTCGCTGTCAGCAATATTAGTCGATGCTGATTCCTTGTGGCTCgggtctgtctgtctctgaggTATTAGAGGCATCTAATGCATCTACACCCCCAGTAACCTGTGCATCTGCCAAGCTGAGAGGACGCTGGCACCATGAACAAGCTTAAAGGCAGGAGGCAAAGCCTTTTCCCTAACTATAAACTTGGGGTCACATTTCTTGCTCCCAAGGATCCAGAGGACTCTGAGCTTCCTTTCGGTCAACACAACTGGGTAAAACCATGGAATTCGATGCAGGAATTAAGTAAGGATATATATGACATCTATGCAGAGTATTATGACGAAGAAGAGGATAGACTAATGTCGACTCCTAGTAAACTTTcctctcaaaataaaaattacatgctGAACATCAACGTTGGAGGAAAGGTCTACCAGATCTCTTACAGGGTAGCAGCAAAATATCCCAAGACAAGAATTGGACGACTAGCGACGTATACGGACCACAACAGGAAACTCGATCTCTGTGATGATTACACGGTCCAGAACAATGAGTTTTTCTTTGACAGGGATCCAGACATCTTCCACAACATCTTCAACTTCTATAGGACTGGAGTTCTCTGGATTAAAGATGAATTGTGCCCACGCAATTTTTTGGAGGAGATCAACTACTGGGGTGTTCGTATCAAGAACACCCATCGCTGCTGCCGCATTTCGTTCGAGGAACGGCAAGATGAACTCAACGAACAGCTGAAGATACAACGGGAACTCGAGGCAGAGGTGGAAACTGAGGAGCATGAGGACTTGTTTCAGGATATGGCTTTCGGTCATACACGTTTCCTCATCTGGAACATGATGGAGAAGCCCTTCTCTTCAGTCATAGCCAAACTCATGGCAGTGGCATCCAGTTTCTTCGTGCTGGTATCTCTCGTGGCTATGACTCTCAATACGGTAGAGGGAATGCAATATAAGACGACCACCGGCCAGCTGAGCGGGAAGACCTACTGCGAGTATGTtgagactttgtgcattgcgtttTTTACGATGGAATATCTGCTCCGGCTGGTGTCCACACCTGATCTCAAACACTTTGCAAGGAGCGTACTAAATGCTGTGGACCTGATTGCAATCCTTCCATTATATCTTCAGATGGCCCTAGAGTGTTTCGAGAATGAAGACTATGGGAAGCATGGTAGTGATATTGAGACTGTAGGACGGGTTGGTAAAGTGGGGCAAGTCCTCCGCATCATGCGTCTCATGAGAATATTTCGTATCCTAAAACTAGCACGTCACTCAACTGGACTTCGAGCCTTTGGCTTCACACTCCGGCAATGCTACCAACAAGTGGGCTGTCTTTTCCTCTTCATTGCAATGGGAATTTTCACCTTCTCTGCCATGGTGTATACCGTAGAGCATGATATGCCTCAAACAAACTTCACCAGTATTCCACATGCATGGTGGTGGGCAgctgtaagtatttttttttttcacgtttaaTCCTGGTATAAGTAGTCCTAAGCGATTGTATCAAGTGATAATGCAGTGATGCTTTAGTTACATACATCATGGTACTGGATGATTACCTGTATACTCTGGGATGTTAATGGCCCTCTAAAAACTGTGTCCCCTAACTGCAGTACACAAGATCCATCCAGGCGGTGGAGATGCTAGGTTTAGGGATATTGAAGGTGGGAGCAGTTGGATCTGGATCCAACCTcaccccctggatcttgtgttctgcagtagGGACCATCTCAAAACTTCTAAGATTATGATTGTGTAtacaattttgatttcatatacatttttctcTATGTAAAGTACTGACAGAGCCATACCACCTGGTGTCTTTCTGCTATAATGCTATCAAATGGTTCCTCACATCTGTGATAAGTCCAAGTGGAAATACAGCAGTGTCACTTGACAACTGTGTAATCCCATAATGCTCTTCTCTATAGAGGGACTTTTTTTTGGCATTGTCAGAATTTgcgacagatttttttttaagtcttggaAGATTGTGGGTTAGTAATTTTATTTGCACACTCAAGTATTCCTCATGCATTTCTTCCACAGGTGAGCATCTCCACTGTGGGCTATGGCGACATGTTTCCAGAGACCGCTCTGGGCAGGATTTTTGCATTTGCATGCATCTCGTTTGGAATTATTCTCAACGGCATGCCAATCTCCATCCTGTTCAATAAATTCTCAGACTACTATTCAAAGCTGAAAGCCTATGAATACACCTCCTCTCTAAAGAATCGCGGGAAAGTGAGGTTTGTGAAAAGGGCTGCAAAGAAGTTTTCCGAATGTTTTTAGGTTGCCAGGTGCTGACCTACTCTTTCCACAAGTGGACTGATTTTTAATTCATGGActtctaaaaaaaattcatactgaCTAGACCAATTTAGTTACAGTCTTCAAACAAATTAGCCACTGCTTGCTTTTGTACTGCTGGATACAATCATATTTAGGAACTTTTGTACtataaacaaaagtaaaaaaaattttaaacgaATCAATGCATTTAGGTTGCCCTAACAAGGATGCCATTAATAAATACTTGCCTTGGcacaacaataacaatttaattgTACGAGATCATTTGTTTAGTGCTATTactttatggattttttttttttttttttttttttacagtgtcatTAAAAATATA includes these proteins:
- the LOC128021489 gene encoding potassium voltage-gated channel subfamily V member 2-like; translated protein: MNKLKGRRQSLFPNYKLGVTFLAPKDPEDSELPFGQHNWVKPWNSMQELSKDIYDIYAEYYDEEEDRLMSTPSKLSSQNKNYMLNINVGGKVYQISYRVAAKYPKTRIGRLATYTDHNRKLDLCDDYTVQNNEFFFDRDPDIFHNIFNFYRTGVLWIKDELCPRNFLEEINYWGVRIKNTHRCCRISFEERQDELNEQLKIQRELEAEVETEEHEDLFQDMAFGHTRFLIWNMMEKPFSSVIAKLMAVASSFFVLVSLVAMTLNTVEGMQYKTTTGQLSGKTYCEYVETLCIAFFTMEYLLRLVSTPDLKHFARSVLNAVDLIAILPLYLQMALECFENEDYGKHGSDIETVGRVGKVGQVLRIMRLMRIFRILKLARHSTGLRAFGFTLRQCYQQVGCLFLFIAMGIFTFSAMVYTVEHDMPQTNFTSIPHAWWWAAVSISTVGYGDMFPETALGRIFAFACISFGIILNGMPISILFNKFSDYYSKLKAYEYTSSLKNRGKVRFVKRAAKKFSECF